tctagagagagaaaatagagagagaatctagagagagaaaatgtagagagaaggtagagagaggagagagagaaaatttttttctcttcttcttcttattttattttatttttatttttctctttctctttttcttttcttttttttcttttctttttcttttttctttttcttttctttttcttttttctttttcttttcttttcttttcttttcttttcttttcttcccgcggcctcccttgggccgaaacatgGAAAGACCATGAGGTCCCCCTCGGTGGCACGGCTCCGACGAGATGGACGGCATCACACGACGGTGACAGAGCAAGGCCGGCCGGCGGCGAGGTTCGGCCAGCGAGCTGAAGAgttttcgaaaaacaggggaccgtccctattctttttattttccgatcattggccggtcaTCGGCGGCCAAGATTtttagagaaggaagagagagagatgggagtCCGGTCTTGGagatgggacgccgcaaccggcgaTACCGGTGGccggaaaaaagaagagaggatccggccgaaacagagcaaaacaggggttTGCCTTGTTCATGAATTTTTCGATgatcccgacggccggcgagggtgcacgaggccatggaaaggaggggaaggaagaaaggaaggagaagacgggtttacctccgactccggtgaggtctccggcgagtatttgagatgaacacgatgaggacatctgtagcttcaacgaaaaaattcgagaaaaataaaagaaaaaatctggtGCTCGTCATGGCTAGctttagaagagagaaagagaattttatagaggtgattttctacccctaatcggactctatcgatccgattttgtcggagtcggagaggaagaagactctggttaggagtcttcctcctcctcccgtcGGGCCCTATTTTAGGCTCTTCAGGTTTTGCAAGGCCCAAGAACCCTGTGGGCTGGGCTGTTACAGAAAATGTACCCTTATGCAATGCAGCATGTTAAACACTAGTTATTCTACTACCATTAGTCCACAAATAATTGTCCTCACCCTGTTGGTTTCCTTTGAGATCAAGGATCCTTTTAGTTCCCATTTGAGTGCCAATAGTATCAGACTCAAATGCTTCCACCAGAACCTCAGAAATACTATCAGCCATCCAATCACCATCACAAACTATTTTCATCGTTCCATCCACCCTTGATATGAGACACAGGCTAGGATTACCGCCCCGAAGACAAGGACGCGTTTATGGtgcttatatattatttttaggaTTTTAATACAGTACtctcttataatattttattataaaaattattttaaatattttaaaatcttctCTCTTCCACCCATTCCACCCACTCCATCCTCGTGCTACTCCCAATGCCCCCCCCAACCTCCTCGACAACTCCCCCTCCCCCCGGTGCTTGTTCCACCCTCCATCGATGCTCGTGCCCCATCCGGTGCTCGTGCCGCCTCCCTCTCGCAATCGCGCTACCTCCCTACTTGCCCGCAGCCCCTGCCCCCACTGACACTCATGCCACCACCCTCCCTTCCCGCGATCGCCTTCCTGCTCATGCCCACAGCCCCTCTACCCACCGGTGTGGCGCTCGTGCCGTCCCCCCTCCCGCGACTACACCACCCCCCCTCCCACGACTACACCACCTCTCTGCTCGTGCCCGCAGCCCCACCCCCATCGACACTCGTGCTGCCGCCCCCCTTCTCGCAATCACCCCACCTTCCTGTTTGTGCAACCCCACCCCCATAGGCACTCATGCTGCCGCCCCCTTCCTGCAACCACCTCGCCTCCCTGCTTCTCCCCCCAACCGGCACTCATGCCGCTGCCCCCTACTCTGAGCCCCCTCCCTTGCCCACAACGCCCCTATCACCCCCCAACGGATCCTATATCCACTAGTGCTCCGATCTTCATCCACAGCGCTCCTAGTGCACTTCCATCGGCTGGATCCTCCACCTCAACCACGACTTTCCCTAACTTCTCCACCTTCTAGAAAAAAAGAACCATCCTTTACAATGTtgaaaaaaatcttatttttcaaaaCATTTATCTTATCAACCATACAGATCTCATATCCAGATAAAATCTACATGATTCATATTTAATTCgataatctaaaatatataaaaattaaaaaaattaaaatattttttgaaatattagtaaaatttttatttttattacatgaGAGAATATCCTTCGACCGTTACCGCCGAAAGCCTATCGGTGTATCCAGGGAGGGACGACGGTGGACCGCCCATCACCATCTATCGATCCCACGCGCGTCTAGGACAGCGACACTTCCCCTTCTCTTGCCCGCGCGGAACCACCAGACGTGAACCAGTACAAACGGAACCCTCAACTTATAACGTGGAAGCGGATTCGCTGTTTGGGTTGCGAACAGCGAGATAGCATCAGTGGAATCGGAATTACTCATGAGTGAAACAGAAAGTGAGTGATCGGGAGAACAGCAAACAGCGTCTCAAaggaaatacatatatatatatattattagcgTCCGTAACAATGCTAACGGAATATCCAGCGTTTACTGAGTTGAAAACGGCAGACAGCCCCAGCATTTAATGgtacagaaaaagaaaaaaaaataattccacAGGAAATTAGGAAAATTGTTTTTTTATGCAATTTCCGCAAACCCTCCGTCGCCGGCGTCGGCGATCAGACGTCTAAGATGAGGAAACCGAAGAAGACGACGAAGAGCGCCGACTTCTTCTACGGCTTCTAATAGTCCCCGAAGAAGGAATAGAGGAAATGGGAGCTGCAGTAGTAGAAGAGGAGGTGGTGGGAGGAGGGAATCGAGTGGAATTGCTTCTCAGTTTCCTCTTCTCCCCTTCTCGCTTTCCCTCGGCCTTGTCTCTGCGACTCCTCACCGCCGCCACTTGCACCGGCAGCACGCAATTGCAAAGAAAACCTAAAGATTTCGATCGAAACCCTTCAGAAACCTCTAAAGAATCGAAATCTGGAACGAAGAGCGGGATCCATCTATTGTAGAAAAGAAGTAGTACCGATCCTGGCGAGACGATTTACCCAGCGAGGGATGGGCTTGTTGGTGAGGCGGAGGCAGGCCTCGTTGCAGAAATGGTTGCAGTTCTTGGAGATGAGGTTGTAGGTGTTGCCGGTGTACTCCGTGGCCAGCTCCTCCATAAGCGCCCTCACATCCCGCGGCCCCAGATCCGTTCGCCCGATCAGGATCGACTTCCGGAAAACGAACCCCGGGCACTGCCGCGGCTCCCCTTCGAATATCCCCGTCGTCGCGTGCTCGTGCGCTCCGTACGCGTACTCCACCCCGTGCACTGCCGCAATCacaaaaaccctaaccctagctccATCACcccatttcaaaaaaaaatcccaacttcaaaccctagagagagagagagatcacctTGGACGCCGGAGTGGTAGACGCCCAGGCCGAGCCAGTAGGCGTAGACATTGAACGGGGTCAGATCGTAGACGTTGAGGTACACGGGCACCGTCCCGGTCTTCCGCTTCCTGGAGCGCCATCGGATGAACATATTCCGGCGGCGGCGCCGGAGGCGGCAAGGCCGGAAGGAGTCTATCGGACGGCGGATCAGAACGGGGGCGGCATCGATGACTTCACACGACTTCGCTTTCGATCTCGATTTCTCGTTTCCCTAAGTTAGCAGTGAGGATCGGCGGAGGGGCAGAAAGGGGACAGGGGAGCAGGGGAAGAGTTCCCTCTCACTTCGAGCTGGGGTTTTGTCTTTTATTCTGGAGGGGGATGGCTCGCCTCGATCCGCTCTCTgctctccctcctcctcttctcATAGGCAGGAATCCTTCCAGACTCTCTTCGGCCCTCTAAAAACTCTATTCCTTCTTGGATCCTCTCTTATCGGGATGCTCCGATGTTCTTCGGAAGGTCAGTTATggttttccatttttttctttttcccgttCTGGAGTTTCTTACCTTTCCGGACGGTCGGTACTCGTCGTATACCGGCGATCCGTTTAATTCTTCACCGCATTGTCCGTTTCCCGTTACGATCGGGGTTTTAGTGCAGGTTCTTGTGGGAGGGAGGTGGGAAACGTTTTTCTTTTTTCCTATTTACTTTTGGGAAACGAGGTCTATTCTGTGGAGATGTGCTAGGTCCTAGGTCCGCTGCTTTGGATTTCAGGCGGCGAGGAAATTTTTCCTGGAATTGTTTGTAGATTTAGGAATAAGAGGCGGAGGTTTGGAAAAGCCGAAGAGCTTTTTTTTTCTAGTTTCAAGTGGGTAGAAGAAGTAAAGCCTACGTAAAGGTATGGAAGCATCCCTACGTAGGGAGGTTTGTAGCCTATAGGAGCGAATCATGTTCCCATGCAGTGGTTCATGGAGGATACGGAAGATGCAAGGAATGGCAAGCTGTAGAATTTCGATTTGGATCAGTTTATGGCCTTGATCTTAagcatttttttaatattaatccaAAATTGTATCTAAGCATGTCCCGGGTTAACAGTTGCTTACTCGTGGGAGGGATTAACTGGCTGTGAAAGAGTTTCTCATCTTTTTGGATATACTTGCATAAGACTTGTACGAATGATCCATCTtaacaaataaaaagaaaaaaaaagattccaGCATGATGGCTAATCAAGTTCAAAGGTCCGAATAAAAGCTGACTTGTAGGGCTGCAACCATTTTCCAATTGGAGGCTTTATGTTCCATTCCTCCGGGATGTTTTAAGTatttaattcattttttttttaaattattggtaGCACTTTCACTGTTAAGTTTATTTAAAAAAAGAAGGGATCATAAGATTCTAGCTGGCAATGCATAACCTCATAAGAGGTTGGGTAGGAACCCAatacatataaatttagatgcaaatgatataataaaaaaataaatgttgaaaataataatatttcttTATTGATTGCATCAACGTTTGTGATAGCAATTGTGGTACGTATATTGTGACCATCTTGATAAAATATTGGTACAAGTTGGTGGCATATGGATACTTGGTTCACTACCTATCAAGTATGGATGCGGTATGGGTATGGTAAAATATTCTCGATGTATAGCATTATATGAATCTTGAATTTTACAAACATTTCTTTCTTGCATCATGTAGACTATGCAAGTAGGCTATGTAGTGTGAGTTATGTTTTTCAATCGGACATCGGCCACGcaatgattgatggagtgatttcAAATTGCCATGTTAAATTTGGCTATCGAATTATCAACTTTTCATTTTGAACTTATTGTCATTTTTATCCTTCAAAAATCATTCTATGAAGTCCTTTAATAATTCTATGTGTGTTTCTTCAATCATATATCAAACTTTAATACTTTCAATGCATGTGACTACAGCAAAAACATTCTACAACAGTAGAATTTTAGTAGCGCTCGATAAGATGTGCTACtacaaatattatctaaaaatagttttaaaaaatatcataaaagatatataatattataatagttaATGAGAAATgttactaaaaattattatataatgtTTGTATCATATAACCACTACAGAAAAAATATATTCTATAACAatagtttaaaaaaatatctaaaaaaattatataataatattattacgaTTATTTGTAGATGTTGCCGAAATTTTTTATGTTGCATTGATATCTTAGGATAATATTTTCTAGTTAAATAGAACTTTATTagcaataaatatatttttattatagaatattgacatttaatgatgaaataaatttagaAGGATAATTAATGCTTATTGAATACTATATGGATAAGAAATTTAGTGAGAATGGTTGTAATATATTTTTACCTAAAATATATTGATGGATtaaatatgttatttttaatctcatttaATCCagtatattaaataaataaattatataagtcaAGTCAGTTTAATGAATAGATAAAAATAGTTTTTGATAtaaaatccatcataaatattgCAAGCGATGTACCTTAATTGTATTATAATGGTCAAAGATATAATTGATTGTTTTATCAAAGGATTTGGATCATTAATCCAACTGGATTTTTACtagaaatatataaaattaaaataaattaaataaaatataaaatataaaaattattttatattaaatatcataattttttaatattataaataaaaagaatcatgaattatctatttttaaaagaCTTTAGAAAAAATgattatagaaacatgttgaaacTATATTCTAAAGAATAAATAaagttatttattttttcaaaaaaaagaggattgaatattttattaaaaataattaattattaaaatataaaatatcataatatttttgAATGAGTATACTTTATAATATGAATAAATCTTGAATAAGTATAATAAACCATACCTTCATATTAAAAGCTAATATTACTATGGTGGTTAAGTAATATGTAACAGTTGAAGTGGTCTTTGGTTATATATAAAATAGTTTGCTGCACATGTGACATTGAAAGCATATATCTAGACCTGGATCCAAATCTAGTTGGATATGGGAATTTCTAtccaaatctgatcaaattaaataTGGATTCAGTCAAATAATATTTGATTCATTTTCAACCctaatttacaataaaaaatttggtTCCAATGTATTGCGATGGTTGCAACTATTGCAACAAATTACACCGATAGTTCCAACCATTACTATAGAATGACTTAAGACCGTTGATATAGAGTTACTTATACCGGCCATCATCTAAACTATGGGAATAATTTTTATCGATGCCACCTATTGCCATAGTTTACCAACTATTGCTGTAAGTTTTACCAAATAGTTTAATATGTTTTTTGCTATGATTTTAACcgctattatagatattttttgatGCAGCAGAGAAAGACCATGAAGGTTGAGTCATTGGAGAATAAAcactattgcggccaatcccctcatcgcctggtcgtcgggaacgagtacctgcaagagaagtccatactgaccggagatgcctccgacgagaaccctccgacggtcaagtcagagaggagactaggcaatagtaGAAAAGAAATCAGGGGGCTCAGTGggagagagctagagagagagagagcccagGAGCTTAGAAAAACCTCCCCTTCAAtgctgttgccttccccgttttatagtagggcgCGGCGTGGTCCTGCCATTAATGACGCGACAatcggagagttgtcaaatcgtcggaggctgtcagagtcaccgtggactgacaagtcaccgtgggctgtcaaatcactagggttgacctacGTCCTTGGCAGGACGATATCCCCAGGGCGGCCATGCCGCATGTCCTTgtcaggacagcagcccatagcgATTGTACGGCGTTTGGGGGAGCTGACCGATCATACATCGGTATTCGACTGcgggatgtcgggtgaagacccggagacaccgtcggctggtctggcgcATTGCAGGAGTCGGACGTCGGCTACCACCCCCGTCCGACTGTGAGTCGGTAATCTGGGCTCCACCGCCTGGCTAGTCAGAAAAAGAAtgggtctgtccgaccgacacaccttcggtcggatgATGCCGGCAGCtactgtcggcagtcgtcggtcggtgcagTCGGTAGAGTCAGGCATCGGTCGGACAGGTTCGAGGGTGAGTCGGCGTAAAAgggatcggtcggtatatcccaacagttgccccctccactcctgagtcggatgtcgtgctgGCCAGCGTTTCTgcatgggcgacggcttcggatgaaaggagtggatatccatcaCATCATGCTCTGACTCTGACGACCGTACCAATAAACGGTCCGACGTCAGACATCCCATTGGTGTCAGACATCCCATTGGGAACAGGAACCGCCGTTTTCGTCGCCTCCTCGAAAAATTTGAACCACCATCGGTTAGTGAATCCTGAGACGCGATTTTTTCGCCACGTGACAGGGGACCATTGGGCCGAACCCGTTCagacggatggaggcgacgtggcttgaTCTGGGATAGGTGCGTCGAATCGTCGAATCAAGGAAAGGCCCAGATGCTGCCACATGTCAAAATCTGAGAGACCCTCGTTGGGCGTGCTCTCATCTCGACCGTCGAGGGGCATTATATATATGGGGTCACCTATATCCAAAACTCCACTTTTCACAGCCTTGTTGCCGAGACTCTGGTCGAGCGGTCCCCCAGTTTCAAGTTTCAGGTAGTTGTGCCTGTCTCCCTCCTTGGGAAGCTTTCTTCGAGATTTTTGTCTTGCATTTTTTGCTTTCTTCACTTCCTTTgtactttctttcttcttcttcttcttcttcttcatcctccAACCTCGGTTCTAGCATCATGGCCAGAACCTCTCCACAAGGAAGTCAGTCGGGGAATCCGACCGACGACCCACGGtcaaccccggaggtggaggtttcttcactttcgggggcaAACGTCGAACAGCTCAGAGAGCAATacagtatcccggagcagttcgagctcttcgcccctagggctgagggtcgggttaacaacccacctccgggccaggtggccttctatgtcgagGATCTTCGGGCAGGTCTTCATTTTTCGATTTcagagttcgtccggaacgtctTGGATTACTACgggctctgtccggcgcaactgacgtcgaactcagttcggctggTAATCAGTTTCGCCTTGCTGTGTCGGATTTTGCCGACCTATCCTCGTATTTCCCTCTTCCAGgcattctttgtcctccgaccccacccaaaGGCCTGAGAGTGGTGATTTTTCAACTCTCGGAAGGGTCTCTCGttcatcactgatcttccatcgtcaatccacggatggaagaaccagtttttctttgcctCTTCTCCgcttccttgggggttccctttcCGTTGGGGTGACCCCCGGACTCagccgaatgagaacagtcggatGGAAAATGGAGATCGAGAGgattttcaccgactgaaggatatctcggtgccgaagcagagagagctcgTCATCGAGCAAGCTCTATACGACGTCGGTCTAAGCTCGGTTCATCGTTTAGGTACATCTCGATTTGTcgtttttatcttttttctctgTCTTTAGACTGGTGCTGATCCTCTGTTAAAATTGCAGGCATGTCGCCAAGGGTGAGGCTGACGGATGCCGATATTTGGCAACATGTGGCGAGGAAGAGGCCGACACCGGGGTCGGGCCCTCGCGGCCTCCTAAGAGGCCTCAGACAGCATCGCCGACCGACCCTGCGGCAACGGGAGTGCAGCCCGACCCTGCGTCGGGCTATGAGCTGGTTattgcactgtcggtgccgacggtgCCTCCCGAAGCACCGTCCGAGGAACGGGCGGTCGAGGGAGCAGTCGAAGGTGTGTCGGCTGCACAGCCCACAGAAGAAGTTCAAACCGAAACATgcgagcccgaacgacctgcgtCGGCGGCCGTCGCGGtctcgggagggacccagtcaAGCTCGAGCCTCCCATCTTTTCCTGACTTCAGGGCCTGGGCGACcgaacgagggaaggccccgatggtgcCAGGCGACAACAGAAGGTTGGCAGGCCATGCCGCATCGTCCGACGTCTAacttcccgaaggagcgtcggccctggccaaccatgatttgGCCAGGATGTTATGTCAGGCGACCATCCTCCCGGCCGATCGAGAAATCATAAAGAATCGATGGGTGTCTgacatgctttcttccttctacccgaccatgatccaggTGAGATCCTCTTCTTCACTTTTCATTTTCATTATTATTTTCTATCAGTTTGGTCTTCTGATAATCGACCTGTtatttgcagctgatctacaacatGTTCGAGCTGGAGGCTGGGTATCGGAGGTTCGACGATCTTCGGGCGGCCTGAAAGAATAGGGCTGAGGCTGCCGAGGCCGAGAAGGCAACAATGGTCGAGCAGCTGAAGCAGTCGGTCAACCGTGAGGCCCGGCTCGAGGAGGAAATCTCCCGCCTTACCGATGCCCTGGCTGCCTCGGGGGCCAAACTTCGGTCGGCTCGTGAGGAAGTCAAACGAAAGTCCCGCACCGCTCGCCGGCTGCGGCATGAGCGGGAGGGTTGCGTCGGTGAGCTCGAAACCGAGCGCGAGCAACTCCGGGTGAGTCTGGAGAATCTCGTTAAGGCCGAGAAGAATTTATCCACCGCTCAAGCTGACGcagacatagcgaaggcggaggcagagtcAGCAAAAGAGGCAAtaagtcgggcggtggaggacttccgcagCTCCAACGAATATCGGGAGGAGCTTCTGGAGAGCGGTTTCgcctcgtaccgagtggggtacgaggatgctcgggatgCAGTCCGGGGTCTGTATCCGGAGCTTGACCTCAGTAGCGTCGTTCCCCGAGGGTCGGAAGGCCAAGTCACAGGAGAGGTGGCAGACCCGACGTCGGGAGATCACACTGCTGTGGAGGAAGCCGTTCCAAATCGGGTTATCGAAGGTGAGGTGGCTCCAAATCCCGATGCTACTCCGGTCCGAGCGGCCACGCCGATCGCCCCCGAACTTCTCCTGGTAGACGAAGTTGACTCCACCGAGTAGTCGGAGCATCTTTTGTTTTTGCTCTTACTTAgtgtacttgtaatcgggcttcgacccaattttataaattcagttcatacttgaatgaaattgAGAACTtttcaactttctctctctttatgcatCCTAAAATGTATCTTGGAATGCATGTTTTATTGAAATACCTCCGAGCGTATAAATCATAGGCCTGACGTACcttgttaggacgttcggtaagaTCCCGGATAGTTAGCCAAGATAGTCGGTAGCATGCGCCACGGTAAAGGCAGAGCGAGCTTCAATTTTAGATCGACATCCTGACTGTCGTACGATCCGACAGTCGAGAGTCTAAGTCGAGCATCCGTTGCCTAGACCTGAGTCGAGCGTGTTTGCCGAGTCGAGTGTCGACCGACCTTCGGGCATAGCTTCCGGACCCGATCAtcccgtagagtctgatagtcgactagtgtccgacgtattcggtgATGACAAGTTGGTCATCCATTGCCCAATTCTTTATCGGGCATATATGTCGTgacgtgtgataaacggtggtaagccgaatacccttcgatcggtcgtgatctGGTCGGTATATTGCGAACGTGACATTGGTCGCGttggcgttttgcctttcttggccagagccaagtcggcaagttagccagtcgtCTTGCTCGAGAGTTGACTGTGGAAGGAGCGTAGCTTCAACTTGGGGGGGTTTCATCGCCATCGCCGGCCTTCCACCAACGTAGATATatcggttctcgtaagagtccgacatGTCGTCGGTGATCAGGCCGCAGATTTTCAATGGAACGTTGGGCCCAAGTCGGAGCGTCGGGGCTCGTACTACTAGTGAGCGTCGACCCACAATTGGAGAGCCGAGATTCTAGACTTTGAAGTTTTGAAACTGAGTTTGTATTTCGAACAAGGGCACACAGGGTTCACTGGTAGTACAATctcaggttgtcagcattccaagtccggggaatggtcattccttctagagtctccagttcAGAGGTAATTTTTCTTGGTCCATAGGCTTCGAAACTTCTGCCTTCCTTAAGACCAGATCTCCAGGTCTGAAAAACTTCGGCTTAACCTTAGCattatagtatcgggccactctttgtcggtaggaagccatgtggAGTTGAGCCTCATGTCGgagttcgggtaggaggtccaagtcggctctctGACACTCGGAGTTGCCTGGCTCGCAGTACTGCTCAAcactagtcgatggtagcccgatctcgagtgggatcatcatCTCTGTCCCATAGGCCAAGTTGAAAGAAGATTCTCCGATCGGGATGCGAGGTGtcattcggtatgcccacaggacgGAATTTAATTCCTCAACccagaggcctttagcttcattcagtcgggtcttcaatccatgcagaatggtttggttggttacttcgacctcaccgttggactgtggatgtccgACCGAGGTCAGCTTGTGCGCAATATGAAATCTCGTACAGAACTTTCGGAAGtctcggttgtcgaattgtcgtccatttCAGTGATAATAgtgtgcggtagtccgaacctgaagatgatggacttctggacgaagtcttccatctttcgctcggtgatttgcgccagaggttcggcttccacccaatagtgaagtagtcaattgcgatgactataaactttctttggccagacgtcggaggaaaaggaccgagtatgtcgattctccactgggcgaagggccacggggcgacaatgggagtgaCCTGGTTGGCAGGTCGGTATTGTATGTTAGCATTCTTCTGACacggctcacacctccgaaccaacccAGCCACATcctttttcatggtgggccagtagtaaccctgccgtaggaccttgtaggccaaggatttgccccctaagtgattttcgcagatcccttcatgcacctctctgagcGTGTAGTCCACGTCAGTCGGTCCCAGACATCTCAGCAAGGGAagaaagaacgaccttttgtagagtcggccgtccatcattacatattgggaggccgtccaccggagtcgtttggctttcgtggggtcttcagggctggttccgtcggtcagatactgaacaattggatccatccagctcggctcgatcgtcagttgcagcacctcctcggtcctgtcgatgctcggttgctcgagactctccacaagtGTCCGACCCAAAGTGTTgtaggctgatgtcgcaagccaggagagtgcgtcggcccgagcgttctccgacctggggatatgggagatctcgaaatacttgaggtgtgccacgagctctcaccttctgaaaatattttgccATGATCGGGTCCtgcgcctcgaattcgcctttgacttgtcccac
Above is a genomic segment from Elaeis guineensis isolate ETL-2024a chromosome 1, EG11, whole genome shotgun sequence containing:
- the LOC105060227 gene encoding deSI-like protein At4g17486 isoform X2, yielding MFIRWRSRKRKTGTVPVYLNVYDLTPFNVYAYWLGLGVYHSGVQVHGVEYAYGAHEHATTGIFEGEPRQCPGFVFRKSILIGRTDLGPRDVRALMEELATEYTGNTYNLISKNCNHFCNEACLRLTNKPIPRWVNRLARIGFLCNCVLPVQVAAVRSRRDKAEGKREGEKRKLRSNSTRFPPPTTSSSTTAAPISSIPSSGTIRSRRRSRRSSSSSSVSSS
- the LOC105060227 gene encoding deSI-like protein At4g17486 isoform X1 translates to MALQEAEDRDGARVPQRLRSDPVQCLRLLARPGRLPLRRPRVFVIAAVHGVEYAYGAHEHATTGIFEGEPRQCPGFVFRKSILIGRTDLGPRDVRALMEELATEYTGNTYNLISKNCNHFCNEACLRLTNKPIPRWVNRLARIGFLCNCVLPVQVAAVRSRRDKAEGKREGEKRKLRSNSTRFPPPTTSSSTTAAPISSIPSSGTIRSRRRSRRSSSSSSVSSS